From the Lathyrus oleraceus cultivar Zhongwan6 chromosome 4, CAAS_Psat_ZW6_1.0, whole genome shotgun sequence genome, one window contains:
- the LOC127135601 gene encoding zinc finger protein GIS2 isoform X1: MLSWVYHFMFLFYQRGPRYFDPPDSSWGACYNCGEEGHAAVNCTEAKRMKPCYVCGGLGHVAKQCTKTNCYICKKGGHRAKDCPEKHMSARVPKSLTVCLKCGNSGHDMFSCRNDYSPDDLKEIQCYLCKTFGHLCCVNTADAILGEISCYKCGQMGHTGLINKSVPISKTSSSTTY, encoded by the exons ATGCTTAGTTGGGTATATCACTTCATGTTTCTTTTCTATCAGCGGGGTCCAAGATATTTTGACCCTCCAGATAGTAGTTGGGGAGCATGCTATAATTGTGGCGAGGAAGGTCATGCTGCTGTAAACTGTACAGAAGCGAAGCGGATGAAACCGTGCTATGTATGTGGTGGTTTGGGACACGTTGCAAAGCAATGTACTAAG ACGAATTGCTATATCTGTAAGAAAGGTGGCCACCGTGCCAAAGATTGTCCAGAGAAGCACATGTCGGCACGTGTTCCTAAAAGCTTAACGGTGTGCTTGAAGTGTGGGAATTCTGGGCATGATATGTTTTCATGCAGGAATGATTATTCACCGGATGATCTCAAg GAGATTCAATGTTATCTCTGCAAGACATTTGGCCATTTGTGCTGTGTCAATACTGCTGATGCAATACTGGGAGAAATTTCTTGTTACAAATGTGGTCAGATGGGTCATACTGGTTTG atCAATAAAAGTGTTCCGATCTCAAAGACAAGCTCGAGTACCACGTACTAA
- the LOC127135601 gene encoding zinc finger protein GIS2 isoform X2, protein MLSWVYHFMFLFYQRGPRYFDPPDSSWGACYNCGEEGHAAVNCTEAKRMKPCYVCGGLGHVAKQCTKTNCYICKKGGHRAKDCPEKHMSARVPKSLTVCLKCGNSGHDMFSCRNDYSPDDLKEIQCYLCKTFGHLCCVNTADAILGEISCYKCGQMGHTGLFTIRYSLK, encoded by the exons ATGCTTAGTTGGGTATATCACTTCATGTTTCTTTTCTATCAGCGGGGTCCAAGATATTTTGACCCTCCAGATAGTAGTTGGGGAGCATGCTATAATTGTGGCGAGGAAGGTCATGCTGCTGTAAACTGTACAGAAGCGAAGCGGATGAAACCGTGCTATGTATGTGGTGGTTTGGGACACGTTGCAAAGCAATGTACTAAG ACGAATTGCTATATCTGTAAGAAAGGTGGCCACCGTGCCAAAGATTGTCCAGAGAAGCACATGTCGGCACGTGTTCCTAAAAGCTTAACGGTGTGCTTGAAGTGTGGGAATTCTGGGCATGATATGTTTTCATGCAGGAATGATTATTCACCGGATGATCTCAAg GAGATTCAATGTTATCTCTGCAAGACATTTGGCCATTTGTGCTGTGTCAATACTGCTGATGCAATACTGGGAGAAATTTCTTGTTACAAATGTGGTCAGATGGGTCATACTGGTTTG TTCACAATTAGATATTCCCTAAAATGA
- the LOC127135601 gene encoding uncharacterized protein LOC127135601 isoform X3 has protein sequence MKPCYVCGGLGHVAKQCTKTNCYICKKGGHRAKDCPEKHMSARVPKSLTVCLKCGNSGHDMFSCRNDYSPDDLKEIQCYLCKTFGHLCCVNTADAILGEISCYKCGQMGHTGLINKSVPISKTSSSTTY, from the exons ATGAAACCGTGCTATGTATGTGGTGGTTTGGGACACGTTGCAAAGCAATGTACTAAG ACGAATTGCTATATCTGTAAGAAAGGTGGCCACCGTGCCAAAGATTGTCCAGAGAAGCACATGTCGGCACGTGTTCCTAAAAGCTTAACGGTGTGCTTGAAGTGTGGGAATTCTGGGCATGATATGTTTTCATGCAGGAATGATTATTCACCGGATGATCTCAAg GAGATTCAATGTTATCTCTGCAAGACATTTGGCCATTTGTGCTGTGTCAATACTGCTGATGCAATACTGGGAGAAATTTCTTGTTACAAATGTGGTCAGATGGGTCATACTGGTTTG atCAATAAAAGTGTTCCGATCTCAAAGACAAGCTCGAGTACCACGTACTAA